The proteins below come from a single Mycolicibacterium sp. TY81 genomic window:
- a CDS encoding histidine phosphatase family protein, producing MSSMFRRGLSHSRTFKRGARGAAVLVAAVFMFLTSAFSAWAATNITITFVRHGESAGNASGLIDTKIPGPDLTATGQTQAQTVAGVLANDGLAHDAIFASDMVRTQQTAAPYATATGMPVTVLSGLHEVQAGIFEGQSQDSGFARILYALIPLSWATGNLLMPMPGSPDANGMVFQDRFNGAVDDIYNSGAQNPVAFAHGMSIMAWTLMNVENPDLTLMLKHPLGNTEIVTVTGNPEDGWTLENWGGIAVTQNPALPTKLFVNVRDAVKVPQMALYNVAKALRTGNISNIANAIRDGVFDTAKAVVNLPVNMVKSVVKSVQTGTVFKAAPPPSSVQAVTPNAAAAKESDSTDKPAVTPTLAKQVSALKPATTGAKDKTVKTTKVDDTPADTTKADDVKAGDTKADDATAGGTKADDKGTEGQGTKVKKDKSKKDKSDKADKPKAEKPKVEKPKKQKKDKAAKAEAAK from the coding sequence ATGTCATCAATGTTCCGTCGGGGGCTGTCGCACAGCCGGACATTCAAACGCGGAGCACGAGGCGCGGCCGTCCTGGTCGCGGCCGTGTTCATGTTCCTCACCTCGGCCTTCTCGGCCTGGGCCGCAACCAACATCACCATCACGTTCGTCCGGCACGGCGAATCGGCGGGCAACGCCTCGGGCCTCATCGACACCAAGATTCCGGGCCCCGACCTGACGGCGACGGGCCAGACACAGGCCCAGACCGTCGCCGGCGTCCTCGCCAACGACGGCCTGGCGCACGACGCCATCTTCGCCTCGGACATGGTGCGCACCCAGCAGACCGCCGCGCCGTACGCCACCGCGACCGGCATGCCGGTGACGGTGCTCAGCGGTCTCCATGAAGTGCAGGCCGGCATCTTCGAAGGCCAGTCGCAGGACTCCGGCTTCGCCCGCATCCTCTACGCGCTGATCCCGCTGTCGTGGGCCACCGGCAACCTCCTGATGCCGATGCCCGGTTCGCCCGACGCCAACGGCATGGTCTTCCAGGACCGATTCAACGGCGCGGTCGACGACATCTACAACAGCGGCGCACAGAACCCGGTGGCCTTCGCGCACGGCATGTCGATCATGGCGTGGACGCTGATGAACGTCGAGAACCCCGACCTCACGCTGATGCTGAAGCACCCGCTGGGCAACACCGAGATCGTCACCGTGACCGGCAACCCCGAAGACGGCTGGACCCTGGAGAACTGGGGCGGTATCGCCGTCACGCAGAACCCGGCGCTGCCCACCAAGCTGTTCGTCAACGTCCGCGACGCCGTCAAGGTGCCGCAGATGGCGCTCTACAACGTGGCGAAGGCGCTGCGGACCGGCAACATCTCCAACATCGCCAACGCCATTCGCGACGGCGTGTTCGATACCGCCAAGGCCGTCGTGAACCTCCCCGTCAACATGGTCAAGAGCGTCGTGAAGTCCGTCCAGACCGGCACCGTCTTCAAGGCGGCACCGCCGCCTTCGTCGGTGCAGGCCGTCACCCCGAATGCGGCCGCGGCCAAGGAATCCGACAGCACCGACAAGCCTGCGGTGACGCCGACGCTCGCCAAGCAGGTCTCCGCCCTGAAGCCGGCCACCACTGGCGCCAAGGACAAGACCGTCAAGACCACCAAGGTCGACGACACCCCGGCCGACACCACCAAGGCTGACGACGTCAAGGCCGGCGACACCAAGGCCGACGACGCGACCGCGGGCGGCACCAAAGCCGACGACAAGGGCACCGAAGGTCAGGGCACCAAGGTCAAGAAGGACAAGTCGAAGAAGGACAAGTCCGACAAGGCCGACAAGCCGAAGGCTGAAAAGCCGAAGGTCGAAAAGCCGAAGAAGCAGAAGAAGGACAAGGCCGCCAAGGCCGAGGCCGCCAAGTAA
- a CDS encoding LLM class F420-dependent oxidoreductase, with protein sequence MPTGVVLDPDRTSPNHVAAAIDQARGAYNAGVGQVWIAQQFDHDAISLAGYVGAAVPGLAVGTFVVPINPRHPLTLASQALTAQAATGGNFSLGLGLGAHGPEQVAFGTAWPNTIGRLREHLQVLRSILDTGTVDFHGDEFTAAPEFPVTVAGGTPLPVYVAAMGPKALRVTGELADGTLPYLAGPRTIEEFIVPTISEAASAAGRPAPKVIAAVPVLVTDDVDEGRTTAAEALEFYATIPSYAKVIEREGVDSVIDLAAVGTAAQVSTQLRRYFAAGATDVVLSPLVRTGIAALEPIWDVAAAL encoded by the coding sequence ATGCCAACCGGAGTTGTGCTGGACCCCGACCGTACTTCCCCCAATCATGTCGCTGCCGCGATCGACCAGGCCCGCGGCGCCTACAACGCCGGCGTGGGCCAGGTGTGGATCGCCCAGCAGTTCGATCACGACGCCATCTCGCTCGCCGGATACGTCGGCGCCGCGGTACCCGGCCTTGCCGTCGGCACCTTCGTCGTACCGATCAATCCGCGCCACCCACTGACGCTCGCCTCGCAGGCCCTGACCGCCCAAGCGGCCACCGGCGGGAACTTCAGCCTCGGTCTGGGTTTGGGAGCGCACGGCCCCGAACAGGTGGCTTTCGGCACCGCATGGCCCAACACCATCGGCCGGCTGCGCGAACACCTGCAGGTGCTCCGGTCGATCCTCGACACCGGCACCGTCGACTTCCACGGCGACGAATTCACCGCCGCCCCAGAGTTTCCGGTGACGGTCGCCGGCGGCACGCCCCTGCCGGTCTACGTCGCGGCCATGGGACCCAAGGCATTACGTGTGACAGGAGAATTGGCGGACGGCACGCTGCCCTATCTGGCCGGGCCGCGCACCATCGAGGAATTCATCGTGCCGACCATCTCCGAAGCGGCCAGCGCAGCCGGCAGGCCCGCGCCCAAAGTGATTGCCGCGGTACCCGTCCTGGTGACCGACGACGTCGACGAAGGCCGGACCACCGCCGCGGAGGCCCTCGAGTTCTACGCGACCATCCCGTCGTACGCGAAGGTGATCGAACGCGAAGGCGTCGACTCGGTCATCGATCTCGCGGCCGTCGGTACTGCCGCGCAGGTGTCGACTCAACTCCGCCGCTACTTCGCGGCAGGGGCGACCGATGTCGTGCTCAGTCCCCTCGTCCGCACGGGCATCGCAGCGCTCGAACCGATCTGGGATGTCGCCGCCGCGCTGTGA
- a CDS encoding SDR family oxidoreductase, whose product MGLLDGRVVIVTGAGGGIGREHALAFAAEGARVVVNDIGVGLDGSPAGGGSAAQNVVDEIVAAGGEAVANGSNVANWAEAEALIQQAVDTYGTLDVLVNNAGIVRDRMFANATEDEFDAVTAVHLKGHFATMKHAAAYWRAKSKAGETVDARIINTSSGAGLQGSVGQATYSASKAGIAALTLVAATEMGRYGVTANAIAPSARTRMTETVFADMMATQDQAFDAMAPENISPLVVWLGSVESRDVTGKVFELEGGKIRIAEGWAHGPEIDKGAKWDPAELGPVVADLLAKARPAVPVYGS is encoded by the coding sequence ATGGGATTGCTCGACGGCCGCGTGGTCATCGTGACGGGTGCCGGTGGCGGAATCGGGCGTGAGCACGCGCTCGCGTTCGCCGCGGAAGGTGCCCGCGTCGTGGTCAACGACATCGGTGTCGGCCTGGACGGTTCGCCCGCCGGTGGCGGCAGCGCCGCGCAGAACGTGGTCGACGAGATCGTCGCCGCCGGCGGCGAGGCCGTCGCCAACGGCTCGAACGTCGCGAACTGGGCGGAGGCCGAGGCCCTGATCCAGCAGGCCGTCGACACGTACGGCACCCTCGATGTGTTGGTGAACAACGCCGGCATCGTCCGCGACCGCATGTTCGCCAACGCCACCGAAGACGAATTCGACGCCGTCACCGCGGTGCACCTCAAGGGGCATTTCGCCACCATGAAGCACGCCGCCGCGTACTGGCGGGCCAAGTCCAAGGCCGGCGAGACCGTCGATGCCCGGATCATCAACACCAGCTCGGGCGCCGGCCTGCAGGGCAGCGTCGGCCAGGCCACCTACAGCGCCTCCAAGGCCGGCATCGCGGCACTCACGCTGGTCGCCGCGACCGAGATGGGTCGCTACGGCGTCACCGCCAACGCCATCGCGCCGTCGGCCCGGACCCGCATGACCGAGACGGTCTTCGCCGACATGATGGCCACTCAGGACCAGGCCTTCGATGCCATGGCGCCCGAAAACATCTCGCCCCTGGTGGTGTGGCTGGGCAGTGTCGAGTCGCGTGACGTCACGGGCAAGGTGTTCGAGCTCGAAGGCGGCAAGATTCGCATCGCCGAGGGCTGGGCGCACGGCCCCGAGATCGACAAGGGTGCCAAGTGGGACCCGGCCGAGCTGGGCCCCGTCGTCGCGGATCTGCTGGCCAAGGCACGTCCCGCGGTGCCGGTCTACGGCTCGTAA
- a CDS encoding SDR family oxidoreductase, whose protein sequence is MTAGINLQLAGRVVLVTGGVRGVGAGISAVFAEQGATVITCARREVEGLPYEFHACDVRDDAAVKAMIDAIVAKHGRLDVVVNNAGGSPFALAADASAKFSTKIIELNLIAPLLVSTHANAVMQQQDAGGVIVNISSVSAHRPTPGTGAYGAAKAGIDSLTTTLAVEWSPKVRVNSVIVGMVETEQSELFYGDAESVAAVAATVPLKRLAKPTDIGWAAAFLASEAASYVSGASLQVHGGGEPPHYLEASSANK, encoded by the coding sequence GTGACTGCTGGAATCAATCTGCAATTGGCCGGTCGCGTGGTGCTGGTCACCGGCGGTGTGCGCGGCGTCGGCGCCGGCATCAGCGCGGTGTTCGCCGAGCAGGGCGCCACCGTGATCACCTGCGCGCGGCGCGAGGTCGAGGGCTTGCCCTACGAGTTCCACGCCTGCGACGTTCGTGACGACGCGGCGGTCAAGGCCATGATCGACGCCATCGTCGCCAAGCACGGCCGGCTCGACGTCGTCGTCAACAACGCCGGTGGCTCGCCGTTCGCGCTGGCCGCCGACGCGTCGGCCAAGTTCAGCACCAAGATCATCGAGCTCAACCTGATTGCGCCGCTGCTGGTTTCGACGCACGCCAACGCGGTGATGCAGCAGCAGGACGCCGGCGGCGTGATCGTCAACATCTCCAGCGTCAGCGCCCACCGACCAACTCCGGGCACCGGTGCGTACGGTGCCGCCAAGGCCGGCATCGACAGCCTGACCACGACGCTCGCCGTCGAATGGTCGCCCAAGGTCCGGGTGAATTCCGTCATCGTCGGCATGGTCGAGACCGAGCAGTCCGAGCTGTTCTACGGCGACGCCGAGTCGGTCGCCGCCGTGGCCGCGACGGTGCCGCTGAAGCGGCTGGCCAAGCCCACCGACATCGGCTGGGCCGCAGCATTTTTGGCCTCCGAGGCCGCGTCGTACGTCAGCGGCGCGTCCCTGCAGGTCCACGGCGGCGGCGAGCCGCCGCACTACCTCGAAGCGTCAAGCGCCAACAAGTAA
- the echA20 gene encoding (7aS)-7a-methyl-1,5-dioxo-2,3,5,6,7,7a-hexahydro-1H-indene-carboxyl-CoA hydrolase — MTITTKTVEPGIVSVTVNYPPVNAIPSAGWFELADQITAAGRDKSTHVVILRAEGRGFNAGVDIKEMQNTEGFGALIDANRGCYEAFRAVYECQVPVVAAVNGFCVGGGIGLVGNADVIVASDDAKFGLPEVERGALGAATHLSRLVPQHMMRRLFFTAATVPASTLQHFGSVHEVVPREELDEAALRVARDIASKDTRVIRAAKEALNFIDVQPVNARYRMEQGFTFELNLSGVSDEHRDEFAGTNKGSK; from the coding sequence ATGACCATCACCACCAAGACAGTCGAACCGGGCATCGTCTCGGTCACCGTGAACTACCCCCCGGTCAACGCCATCCCGTCGGCCGGTTGGTTCGAGCTGGCCGACCAGATCACCGCCGCCGGGCGCGACAAGAGCACCCACGTGGTGATCCTGCGGGCCGAGGGGCGCGGCTTCAACGCCGGCGTCGACATCAAGGAAATGCAGAACACCGAGGGCTTCGGCGCGCTGATCGACGCCAACCGCGGCTGCTACGAGGCGTTCCGCGCGGTGTACGAATGCCAGGTCCCGGTCGTCGCGGCCGTCAACGGCTTCTGCGTCGGTGGCGGCATCGGCCTGGTCGGCAACGCCGACGTCATCGTCGCGTCCGACGATGCGAAGTTCGGTCTCCCCGAGGTCGAGCGCGGCGCCCTGGGCGCGGCGACCCACCTGTCGCGCCTGGTCCCCCAGCACATGATGCGCCGGCTGTTCTTCACCGCCGCGACCGTGCCCGCCTCGACGCTGCAGCACTTCGGTTCGGTGCACGAGGTCGTCCCGCGCGAAGAACTCGACGAGGCCGCGCTGCGCGTCGCCCGCGACATCGCGAGCAAGGACACCCGCGTCATCCGCGCCGCCAAGGAGGCACTGAACTTCATCGACGTGCAGCCCGTCAACGCGCGCTACCGCATGGAGCAGGGCTTCACCTTCGAACTGAATCTGTCCGGCGTGTCCGACGAGCACCGCGACGAGTTCGCGGGGACCAACAAGGGGTCGAAATAA
- the ipdA gene encoding cholesterol ring-cleaving hydrolase subunit IpdA, translating to MADKTTTLDAAVAEIESGMTIGIGGWGSRRKPMAFVRALLRTDVTDLTVVTYGGPDLGLLCAAGKVKRVYYGFVSLDSPPFYDPWFARRRTEGAIEAREMDEGMLRCGLQAAAQRLPFLPIRAGLGSDVRAFWGDELKTVTSPYETDGAHEELIAMPALNLDAAFVHMNLGDVKGNAAYTGIDPYFDDLFLMSAKRRHLSVEKIVSTEELVKSVVPQQQIINRMMVDTVVEAPNGAHFTTNEPDYRRDEKFQRHYAEAAGSDETWAEFVKTYLSGTEADYQAAVRKFAEAQAAQKEAAK from the coding sequence ATGGCAGACAAGACAACAACTCTCGATGCGGCCGTAGCCGAGATCGAAAGCGGCATGACCATCGGCATCGGTGGCTGGGGTTCGCGCCGCAAGCCGATGGCGTTCGTGCGGGCGCTGCTGCGCACCGACGTGACCGACCTGACCGTCGTCACCTACGGCGGCCCGGATCTCGGATTGCTCTGTGCCGCAGGCAAGGTCAAGCGCGTCTACTACGGCTTCGTGTCGCTCGACTCGCCGCCGTTCTATGACCCGTGGTTCGCGCGCCGCCGCACCGAAGGCGCCATCGAGGCCCGCGAGATGGACGAGGGCATGCTGCGCTGTGGCCTGCAGGCTGCCGCACAACGTCTTCCGTTCCTGCCGATCCGTGCCGGCCTGGGCAGCGACGTCCGCGCCTTCTGGGGTGACGAACTCAAGACCGTCACCTCGCCGTACGAGACCGACGGTGCCCACGAGGAACTCATCGCCATGCCGGCGCTGAACCTCGACGCCGCCTTCGTGCACATGAACCTCGGTGACGTGAAGGGCAATGCCGCCTACACCGGCATCGATCCCTACTTCGACGACCTGTTCCTGATGTCGGCCAAGCGCCGCCACCTGTCGGTCGAGAAGATCGTCTCCACCGAAGAACTGGTGAAATCGGTTGTGCCGCAGCAGCAGATCATCAACCGCATGATGGTCGACACCGTGGTCGAGGCCCCCAATGGCGCCCACTTCACCACCAACGAGCCCGACTACCGGCGCGACGAGAAGTTCCAGCGCCACTACGCCGAGGCCGCCGGCTCGGACGAGACGTGGGCCGAGTTCGTGAAGACCTACCTGTCCGGAACCGAGGCCGACTACCAGGCCGCGGTCCGTAAGTTCGCCGAGGCCCAAGCAGCCCAGAAGGAGGCCGCCAAGTGA
- the ipdB gene encoding cholesterol ring-cleaving hydrolase subunit IpdB — translation MSDATRAEVCAVACAELFRDAGEIMASPMTTVVQIGARLARLTFSPDIVITDGEARMLADTPAIGAPFAVEGWMPFNRVFETLAWGRRHVVMGANQIDRYGNQNLSAFGPIQQPTRQMFGVRGAPGNSINHATSYFVGNHTKRVFAESVDIVSGIGWDKVDPANPAYRFLNVYQVVSNLGVFDFNGPEHQMRAVSLHPGVTADEVADNTSFEVHGLDAAGETRLPTAEELQLLREVIDPKSLRDKEVKA, via the coding sequence GTGAGTGACGCAACCCGCGCCGAGGTCTGTGCCGTCGCCTGTGCCGAATTGTTCCGTGACGCAGGGGAAATCATGGCCAGTCCCATGACGACCGTCGTGCAGATCGGCGCCCGCCTGGCCCGGCTGACCTTCTCCCCCGACATCGTGATCACCGACGGTGAGGCCCGCATGCTGGCCGACACCCCGGCGATCGGCGCCCCGTTCGCCGTCGAGGGCTGGATGCCGTTCAACCGCGTCTTCGAGACGCTGGCCTGGGGCCGTCGCCATGTGGTCATGGGCGCCAACCAGATCGACCGCTACGGCAACCAGAACCTGTCGGCCTTCGGCCCGATCCAGCAGCCGACGCGCCAGATGTTCGGTGTCCGCGGCGCGCCCGGCAACAGCATCAACCACGCCACGAGCTACTTCGTGGGTAACCACACCAAGCGCGTGTTCGCCGAGTCCGTCGACATCGTCTCCGGAATCGGCTGGGACAAGGTCGATCCGGCCAACCCGGCATACCGCTTCCTGAACGTATACCAGGTGGTCTCCAACCTGGGTGTGTTCGACTTCAACGGACCCGAGCACCAGATGCGCGCCGTGTCGCTGCACCCGGGTGTGACGGCCGACGAGGTCGCCGACAACACCTCGTTCGAGGTGCACGGCCTCGACGCCGCCGGCGAGACCCGCCTGCCGACCGCCGAGGAACTGCAGCTGCTGCGTGAGGTCATCGACCCGAAGTCGTTGCGGGACAAAGAGGTCAAGGCCTAA
- the ipdC gene encoding (3aS,4S,5R,7aS)-5-hydroxy-7a-methyl-1-oxo-octahydro-1H-indene-4-carboxyl-CoA dehydrogenase has protein sequence MGKLRTPLTELVGIEYPVVQTGMGWVAGARLVAATSNAGGLGILASATMTLEELQTAVTKVKAATDKPFGINMRADAGDADARCDLLIREGVKVASFALAPKPELIAKLKDAGVVVIPSVGLAKHAKKVASWGADAVIVQGGEGGGHTGPIATTLLLPSVLDAVKDTGMPVIAAGGFFDGRGLAAALSYGAAGVAMGTRFLLTSDSTVPDAVKQRYLEAALDGTVVSTRVDGMPHRVLRTGLVEKLESGSPVRGFVAAVGNAQKFKKMSGMTWRSMIKDGLAMRHGKDLTWSQVVMAANTPMLLKAGLVEGNTEAGVLASGQVAGIIDSLPSCAELVPRIADEAIAHLQAATSYIV, from the coding sequence ATGGGCAAGCTCAGGACACCGCTGACCGAACTGGTCGGCATCGAGTACCCGGTCGTGCAGACCGGCATGGGCTGGGTGGCCGGCGCGCGACTGGTCGCGGCCACCTCCAACGCCGGTGGTCTCGGCATTCTGGCGTCGGCGACGATGACACTGGAAGAGCTGCAGACCGCCGTCACCAAGGTCAAGGCGGCCACCGACAAGCCCTTCGGCATCAATATGCGAGCCGACGCCGGCGATGCCGATGCCCGCTGCGACCTCCTGATCCGCGAAGGAGTCAAAGTCGCCTCCTTCGCCCTGGCTCCCAAGCCCGAGCTGATCGCCAAGCTGAAAGATGCGGGCGTCGTGGTGATCCCGTCGGTCGGCCTGGCCAAGCACGCCAAGAAGGTGGCGAGCTGGGGTGCCGACGCGGTGATCGTGCAGGGCGGCGAAGGCGGTGGCCACACCGGCCCGATCGCCACCACGCTGCTGCTGCCGTCGGTGCTCGACGCCGTCAAGGACACCGGTATGCCGGTGATCGCCGCGGGCGGTTTCTTCGACGGTCGTGGCCTGGCGGCCGCGCTGTCCTACGGCGCCGCCGGCGTCGCGATGGGCACGCGGTTCCTGCTGACCTCGGACTCGACCGTGCCGGACGCCGTCAAGCAGCGCTACCTGGAAGCCGCACTGGACGGCACCGTGGTGTCGACCCGCGTCGACGGCATGCCGCACCGGGTGCTGCGCACGGGTCTGGTCGAGAAGCTCGAAAGTGGTTCTCCGGTGCGCGGTTTCGTCGCCGCAGTCGGCAACGCGCAGAAGTTCAAGAAGATGTCGGGCATGACCTGGCGGTCGATGATCAAGGACGGCCTGGCCATGCGCCACGGCAAGGACCTGACCTGGTCACAGGTCGTCATGGCCGCCAACACCCCGATGCTGCTGAAAGCCGGTCTGGTGGAAGGCAACACCGAGGCGGGCGTGCTGGCCTCGGGCCAGGTGGCCGGCATCATCGACAGTCTGCCGTCGTGCGCCGAGCTGGTGCCGCGGATCGCCGACGAGGCCATCGCCCACCTGCAGGCTGCGACGAGCTACATCGTCTAA
- a CDS encoding lysophospholipid acyltransferase family protein has product MTTLTAAPPAVPNPTFMRYVQNPIWNFLCDHYFRLEIDGWHKVPDEPSLLIGIHSGGSLTMDAWTLVHSWYRHFDGQRILHGTAHDVLMGAPGLGDYFRAVGVIPASRDGVTNALAAGRDVVVWPGGELDAMRTWRDRDKAILAGRKGFVKQAIRSGVPIVPVATIGGHDTVFVLNEGKFLAKWSGLGKRLRGANMPIIAGFPFPLAVEVLPMHLPLPAKIRTELLDPIYVDTDPERANDAAYVDKVYDEVQFAIQSGMDRLAKRRSFPVLG; this is encoded by the coding sequence ATGACCACGCTGACCGCCGCCCCGCCCGCCGTCCCCAACCCGACGTTCATGCGGTACGTCCAGAACCCGATCTGGAACTTCCTGTGCGACCACTACTTCCGGCTCGAGATCGACGGCTGGCACAAGGTGCCCGACGAGCCGTCGCTGCTGATCGGCATCCACTCCGGCGGCTCCCTGACCATGGACGCCTGGACCCTGGTGCACTCCTGGTACCGGCATTTCGACGGGCAGCGCATCCTGCACGGCACCGCGCACGACGTGCTGATGGGTGCCCCCGGCCTCGGTGACTACTTCCGTGCCGTCGGCGTCATACCCGCGTCGCGCGACGGGGTGACCAACGCGCTGGCTGCGGGCCGCGACGTCGTGGTGTGGCCGGGCGGTGAGCTCGACGCGATGCGCACCTGGCGCGACCGTGACAAGGCGATCCTCGCCGGCCGCAAAGGCTTTGTGAAGCAGGCGATCCGGTCCGGTGTGCCGATCGTCCCCGTGGCCACCATCGGTGGGCACGACACCGTCTTCGTGCTGAACGAAGGCAAGTTCCTGGCCAAGTGGAGCGGCCTCGGAAAGCGGTTGCGCGGCGCCAACATGCCGATCATCGCCGGCTTCCCGTTCCCGCTGGCCGTCGAGGTGCTGCCGATGCACCTGCCGCTGCCCGCGAAAATCCGCACCGAGCTGCTCGACCCCATCTACGTCGATACCGACCCGGAGCGCGCGAACGATGCCGCCTACGTCGACAAGGTGTACGACGAGGTGCAGTTCGCCATCCAGTCCGGCATGGACCGGCTGGCCAAGCGCCGCAGCTTCCCTGTGCTGGGCTGA
- a CDS encoding FUSC family protein — MRTVYLRVRRAMTPPTEDHRPALRVALGLAIPGVALLAAGRPDLIIYAVFGAITGMYGRTETRGRRFAHQTQGGVILVLGVAIGVALANSHVPPAVLVIAAVAFASIGSVVTDYLALKPEGPFYGVFALGAIATVPAGRVTPSSAILLCAATALLCVLLGVLDAPRAVTPPARLSLPNRRDVLIHAGRYALAITAAGTAGLALGVDHANWAIAAAAGPLAAADASGRIRRGIHRLGGTFIGLAVAAALLVPGPSEYVLAICVMVLLFPTELFMAHHHAVALGFFTPLIMLMTDLAAPTEPLVLLTARGIDTIIGVTAAIAVSMLLPGARD, encoded by the coding sequence ATGCGCACCGTCTACCTGCGCGTGCGCCGGGCCATGACCCCACCGACGGAAGACCACCGGCCCGCGTTACGGGTCGCGCTCGGGTTGGCCATCCCGGGTGTCGCGCTGCTGGCCGCGGGACGCCCCGACCTGATCATCTACGCGGTGTTCGGTGCGATCACCGGCATGTACGGCCGCACGGAAACGCGCGGCCGGCGGTTCGCGCATCAGACCCAGGGCGGCGTGATCCTGGTCCTCGGCGTGGCCATCGGCGTGGCACTCGCCAATTCCCATGTGCCACCGGCGGTCCTGGTCATCGCCGCCGTGGCATTCGCATCCATCGGCTCGGTGGTGACCGACTACCTCGCGCTCAAGCCAGAGGGACCGTTCTACGGTGTCTTCGCGCTGGGTGCCATTGCCACGGTGCCCGCCGGCCGCGTCACGCCTTCATCGGCGATATTGCTCTGCGCCGCAACAGCTTTGTTGTGCGTCCTGCTGGGTGTGCTCGACGCGCCGCGAGCCGTGACGCCACCCGCCCGGCTTTCCCTGCCGAACCGGCGCGATGTGCTGATCCACGCAGGCCGCTACGCGCTGGCCATCACCGCCGCCGGCACCGCCGGCCTGGCGCTGGGCGTCGACCACGCCAACTGGGCCATCGCGGCCGCGGCCGGACCGTTGGCGGCCGCCGACGCCAGTGGTCGCATCAGGCGCGGAATCCACCGCCTCGGTGGCACTTTCATCGGCCTGGCCGTGGCGGCCGCACTGCTCGTGCCGGGGCCCAGCGAGTATGTGCTGGCGATCTGCGTCATGGTCCTGTTGTTCCCAACCGAACTGTTCATGGCGCACCACCACGCGGTCGCGCTGGGCTTCTTCACGCCGCTGATCATGCTGATGACCGACCTTGCCGCGCCCACCGAACCGCTGGTGTTGCTGACCGCTCGTGGCATCGACACGATCATCGGCGTCACCGCCGCGATCGCGGTGTCGATGCTGTTGCCGGGTGCCCGCGACTAG